Proteins from one Mesorhizobium sp. M9A.F.Ca.ET.002.03.1.2 genomic window:
- the ispG gene encoding flavodoxin-dependent (E)-4-hydroxy-3-methylbut-2-enyl-diphosphate synthase codes for MTGYFSSPFPRRTSVGVDVGGVTVGGGAPVVVQSMTNTDTADIDQTVAQVAALHRAGSEIVRITVDRDESAAAVPAIRERLERLGINVPLVGDFHYIGHKLLADHPACAQALAKYRINPGNVGFKDKKDRQFAAIVEMAVRYDKPVRIGVNWGSLDQELLTRLMDDNQRQGFPLTAQEVTREAIVQSAILSAEMAEEIGLNREKIILSAKVSGVQDLIAVYTELATRSNHALHLGLTEAGMGSKGIVASSAAMGILLQQGIGDTIRISLTPEPNGDRTREVQVSQELLQTMGFRQFVPIVAACPGCGRTTSTVFQELAQNIQADLRKNMPVWREKYPGVENLKVAVMGCIVNGPGESKHADIGISLPGTGEMPTAPVFVDGKKAATLRGPSIAADFEKMVADYIEQRFGQQGRAAAE; via the coding sequence ATGACCGGATATTTTTCCTCTCCCTTCCCGCGCCGCACGTCGGTCGGCGTCGATGTCGGCGGCGTGACGGTCGGCGGGGGTGCCCCTGTCGTCGTCCAGTCGATGACCAACACCGACACCGCCGATATCGACCAGACGGTCGCTCAAGTTGCGGCGCTGCATCGCGCCGGCTCCGAGATCGTGCGCATCACCGTCGACCGCGACGAGAGCGCTGCCGCCGTGCCCGCCATCCGGGAGCGGCTCGAACGGCTCGGCATCAACGTGCCGCTGGTCGGCGATTTCCACTATATCGGCCACAAGCTGCTCGCCGATCATCCAGCCTGCGCACAGGCGCTGGCCAAATATCGCATCAATCCCGGCAATGTCGGCTTCAAGGACAAGAAGGACCGGCAGTTCGCGGCGATCGTCGAGATGGCGGTCCGGTATGACAAACCGGTACGCATCGGCGTCAACTGGGGTTCGCTGGACCAGGAGCTTCTGACCCGGCTGATGGACGACAACCAGCGCCAAGGCTTTCCGCTGACCGCACAGGAAGTGACCCGCGAGGCGATCGTGCAATCGGCGATCCTTTCGGCTGAAATGGCGGAGGAGATCGGCCTTAACCGCGAGAAGATCATCCTGTCGGCCAAGGTCAGCGGCGTGCAGGACCTGATCGCGGTCTATACCGAGCTTGCCACCCGCTCCAACCACGCGCTGCATCTTGGTCTCACCGAGGCCGGCATGGGTTCGAAAGGCATCGTCGCCTCGTCCGCGGCGATGGGCATCCTGCTCCAGCAAGGCATTGGCGACACGATCCGCATCTCGTTGACACCGGAGCCGAATGGCGACCGCACCCGTGAGGTGCAAGTGTCGCAAGAACTCCTGCAGACCATGGGGTTCCGGCAATTCGTGCCGATCGTCGCCGCCTGCCCCGGCTGCGGCCGAACGACCTCGACGGTGTTCCAGGAACTCGCCCAGAACATCCAGGCGGATCTCAGGAAGAACATGCCGGTGTGGCGTGAAAAATATCCCGGCGTCGAGAACCTCAAGGTCGCGGTGATGGGCTGCATCGTCAATGGCCCGGGTGAATCCAAGCACGCCGATATCGGCATTTCGCTGCCCGGCACCGGCGAGATGCCGACGGCGCCGGTGTTCGTCGACGGCAAGAAGGCGGCGACGCTGCGCGGCCCTTCGATCGCCGCCGACTTCGAGAAGATGGTCGCCGACTATATCGAGCAGCGGTTTGGGCAACAAGGCAGGGCCGCAGCGGAGTAG
- a CDS encoding YdcH family protein, with protein sequence MSLASHLDELQRKHGDIEREIDDAMNHPSVDDLEIVNLKRRKLALKDEIEKLKAKPTTH encoded by the coding sequence ATGTCTCTTGCATCCCATCTTGATGAGCTGCAGCGGAAACACGGCGACATCGAACGCGAAATCGATGATGCGATGAATCATCCATCCGTCGACGATCTCGAAATCGTGAATCTCAAGCGGCGCAAGCTGGCACTCAAGGACGAGATTGAAAAACTGAAGGCGAAACCGACCACGCACTGA
- a CDS encoding YdcH family protein, whose amino-acid sequence MSEQEQADIRLEYSRLKQEHADFDAAINAMIAMNCDPLQIQRMKKKKLFLKDRLMALEDRIIPDIIA is encoded by the coding sequence ATGTCCGAACAGGAACAGGCTGATATCCGCCTTGAATATTCTCGGCTGAAGCAGGAGCACGCCGATTTCGACGCGGCCATCAACGCGATGATCGCCATGAACTGCGACCCTCTGCAGATCCAGCGCATGAAGAAGAAGAAGCTTTTCCTGAAAGACCGGCTGATGGCGCTGGAAGACCGGATCATTCCCGACATCATCGCGTGA
- a CDS encoding IclR family transcriptional regulator: MQDGNALAVRTDAGPDEDKTSGSREKGLNRVLQILEFLHATQRAIGIGDLAKGVNAPRSTTYTLVRSLVDAGLLEMAGDGNRVYFGKKLYLYGMDYVRGNDLLRRGRQEVDNLSRETGETSELCMLQSGRYTIVHSSPGTRPFRISSATGLQIPLPWTASGRLLLAGFERRLIEDMVSEDDLVLPDGRRLLLDDFIADIALAGTAGYCVTSGLVDAYTKCLAAPVFSAPGKVEATMCLVVPIDTSEEKTADLIALLRERAARLSITG, translated from the coding sequence ATGCAAGATGGCAATGCGTTGGCAGTCCGGACCGACGCCGGCCCGGACGAAGACAAGACTTCGGGCTCTCGCGAGAAGGGTCTCAATCGTGTGCTCCAGATCCTGGAGTTTCTTCACGCGACCCAGCGTGCGATCGGGATCGGCGATCTCGCCAAGGGCGTGAATGCGCCCCGCTCGACGACCTACACGCTCGTGCGCTCGCTCGTCGATGCGGGCCTGCTGGAAATGGCCGGCGACGGCAATCGCGTCTATTTCGGCAAGAAGCTTTATCTCTACGGAATGGACTATGTGCGCGGCAACGACCTGCTCAGGAGAGGGCGTCAGGAAGTCGACAATCTGTCGCGCGAGACAGGCGAAACCTCTGAATTGTGCATGCTGCAAAGCGGCCGCTACACAATTGTCCATTCAAGTCCGGGCACCAGGCCGTTCCGGATCAGCTCGGCCACAGGTCTGCAGATCCCGCTTCCCTGGACCGCTTCCGGGCGGCTGCTTCTCGCCGGTTTCGAAAGGAGGCTGATCGAGGACATGGTGTCTGAAGACGATCTCGTCCTGCCGGATGGCCGCAGATTGCTGCTCGACGACTTCATAGCCGATATCGCCTTGGCCGGGACCGCCGGCTATTGTGTGACCTCGGGCCTTGTTGACGCCTATACGAAATGCCTTGCTGCGCCGGTCTTTTCGGCACCGGGCAAGGTCGAGGCGACGATGTGCCTAGTGGTTCCCATCGACACCTCAGAGGAGAAGACCGCCGACCTCATCGCCCTGCTGCGCGAACGCGCCGCAAGGCTTTCGATCACGGGATGA
- a CDS encoding transporter substrate-binding domain-containing protein — protein MAGLATAGVVGAAATVDVQKAAAQAAADSLLRTVLDRGKLIVGTGSTNAPWHFENDAGELVGMDITMGRILAKGLFDDPTLVEFVMQDPAQRIPNVTTNKVDITIQFMTMTAQRSQLINFSRPYYVEGVALLTLPTAENKTFDKLLAGGSATRISILQNVDAEANVHIVLPESQVMQIDTQANVLQALESKRVDAAAVDLSTVRWLASRNPDKYFDAGKSWFSMLYGAALRQGDPDWLAFVNTSFATAMFGHETALYDAAFKDYFGLEPPARHPGFPVI, from the coding sequence ATGGCCGGGCTTGCAACGGCCGGAGTGGTGGGCGCGGCAGCAACGGTCGATGTCCAGAAGGCGGCGGCGCAGGCGGCGGCGGACAGTCTGCTGCGCACTGTTCTCGATCGCGGCAAGCTGATCGTCGGCACCGGCAGCACCAACGCGCCCTGGCACTTCGAGAACGATGCCGGCGAACTCGTCGGCATGGACATCACGATGGGGCGAATTCTTGCCAAGGGACTTTTCGACGATCCGACCTTGGTCGAATTCGTCATGCAGGATCCGGCGCAGCGCATTCCGAACGTGACCACCAACAAGGTCGACATCACCATCCAGTTCATGACCATGACCGCCCAGCGCTCGCAGCTGATCAACTTCTCCAGGCCGTATTACGTCGAAGGCGTCGCTCTGCTGACCCTTCCGACCGCCGAAAACAAGACCTTCGACAAGCTGCTAGCCGGCGGCTCGGCAACGCGTATTTCCATCCTGCAGAATGTCGATGCCGAGGCAAATGTGCATATTGTCCTGCCGGAGTCGCAGGTGATGCAGATCGACACCCAGGCCAACGTGCTGCAGGCGCTGGAGTCCAAGCGGGTCGACGCCGCCGCGGTCGATCTGTCGACGGTGCGCTGGCTCGCCTCGCGCAATCCGGACAAATATTTCGATGCCGGCAAGAGCTGGTTCTCGATGCTTTACGGTGCGGCGCTGCGACAAGGCGATCCTGACTGGCTGGCCTTCGTCAACACAAGCTTCGCGACTGCAATGTTCGGTCATGAAACGGCGCTCTACGACGCGGCGTTCAAGGACTATTTCGGGTTGGAGCCGCCGGCGCGCCATCCCGGTTTTCCGGTCATCTGA
- a CDS encoding amino acid ABC transporter permease — translation MGYTLNFNLIWRHFDKLWGGLLLSLELAVISIAIGIVIGLVLAVWYVSAGRVVRAIIAAYVEFIRNVPLILLVYLVFYGLPTVVDIAYSAQTSFVATLSLYSGAYLVEVFRSGLEAVPRGQIDAGKAIGLTPWQRLLHVRLPTMLRITLPALSNTFISLFKDTSVASVISVPELTYGAQWINFNTFRIVEVYLVVTAMYLFTGYALLYALRLVERWFKVAH, via the coding sequence ATGGGCTATACTCTCAACTTCAACCTGATCTGGCGGCATTTCGACAAGCTGTGGGGTGGCCTGCTGCTCAGTCTCGAACTCGCCGTGATCTCGATCGCCATCGGCATCGTCATCGGGCTCGTTCTAGCGGTCTGGTACGTTTCGGCCGGGCGCGTGGTGCGGGCCATCATCGCCGCCTATGTCGAGTTCATCCGCAACGTGCCCCTGATCCTGCTCGTCTATCTGGTCTTCTATGGCCTGCCGACGGTGGTCGACATCGCCTACTCGGCGCAGACCTCGTTCGTTGCCACACTGTCCCTCTATAGCGGCGCTTATCTCGTCGAGGTGTTTCGTTCGGGGCTCGAGGCCGTTCCGCGCGGCCAGATCGACGCCGGCAAGGCGATCGGCCTGACGCCCTGGCAGCGTCTGCTCCATGTGCGCCTGCCAACAATGCTGCGGATAACGCTGCCCGCGCTTTCCAACACGTTCATATCGCTCTTCAAGGACACGTCCGTCGCCTCGGTCATTTCGGTGCCCGAGCTCACCTATGGCGCCCAATGGATCAACTTCAACACGTTCCGGATCGTGGAGGTCTACCTTGTGGTGACGGCGATGTACCTCTTCACGGGCTACGCCCTTCTCTATGCGCTTCGGCTTGTCGAGCGCTGGTTCAAGGTGGCGCACTAG
- a CDS encoding amino acid ABC transporter permease: protein MLGQILYALPFLAQGFAVTLWVSLLVVVLSLIAGVLMGVGLVYGPAPLRWVVRIFSDTIRGIPILVLIFFVYYGLPAVGIHLESFWAAVLALTLFKTAQVVEYLRGAVGSIPKGQSEAAMAIGLTFRQRLAYVVFPQAFRRFLPPWINGVTDAVKGSALVSLLGITDLMHAINQVIGRTYEAMPLYILGAVIYFTVNYALSLASRRLERRFSFIRE from the coding sequence ATGCTCGGCCAGATCCTCTACGCCTTGCCCTTCCTGGCCCAGGGTTTTGCCGTGACCCTGTGGGTGTCGCTGCTGGTCGTGGTGCTGTCGCTCATCGCCGGCGTATTGATGGGCGTCGGCCTTGTCTATGGCCCGGCTCCGCTGCGCTGGGTGGTGCGCATTTTCAGCGACACCATACGCGGCATCCCGATCCTGGTGCTCATCTTCTTCGTCTACTACGGCCTGCCTGCTGTCGGCATCCATCTGGAATCCTTCTGGGCAGCCGTGCTGGCGCTCACTTTGTTCAAGACCGCGCAGGTCGTCGAATACCTCAGGGGCGCGGTCGGTTCCATACCGAAGGGGCAGTCCGAAGCGGCGATGGCGATCGGGCTGACCTTTCGCCAGCGACTGGCCTACGTCGTCTTCCCGCAAGCATTCAGGCGCTTCCTGCCGCCATGGATCAATGGCGTCACCGATGCGGTAAAGGGCAGCGCGCTGGTCTCGCTGCTCGGCATCACTGACCTGATGCATGCCATCAACCAGGTCATCGGCCGCACCTACGAGGCGATGCCGCTCTACATCCTTGGCGCGGTCATCTACTTCACCGTCAATTACGCCCTTTCGCTCGCCAGCCGGCGGCTGGAGCGGCGCTTCTCCTTCATCCGGGAATAG
- a CDS encoding amino acid ABC transporter ATP-binding protein — protein MSTHANPVLLDVSNVSKSFGSVEVLRSVSLQVERGEVVTVIGPSGSGKTTLLRCVNFLESYDSGSIRIDGKEVGFRETGTRQRRSERDLAAMRAETGMVFQSFNLFPHLTAAGNIMLGLRKVRGKSSAEARQIAEHWLGRVGLAHKADSLPAELSGGQQQRVGIARAVAMEPKILLLDEITSALDPELVGEVLEVVRSLAEDGMTMVMVTHEMAFARDASSRIVFMADGGVSAAGPPAEILGAEIDNERLRSFLARFRASHF, from the coding sequence ATGTCCACACATGCCAATCCGGTACTTCTCGATGTCTCCAACGTCTCCAAATCCTTTGGATCCGTCGAGGTCTTGCGTTCCGTCAGCTTGCAGGTAGAGCGCGGCGAGGTGGTGACGGTCATTGGACCTTCCGGCAGCGGCAAGACCACGCTGCTGCGCTGCGTCAACTTCCTGGAGAGCTACGACAGCGGCTCCATCCGCATCGACGGCAAGGAGGTCGGCTTCCGCGAGACCGGAACACGCCAGCGTCGCAGCGAGCGCGACCTGGCTGCGATGCGGGCAGAGACCGGAATGGTGTTCCAGAGTTTCAACCTGTTCCCGCATCTGACAGCGGCCGGCAACATCATGCTTGGCCTGCGCAAGGTGCGCGGCAAGAGCAGCGCCGAGGCTCGCCAGATTGCCGAGCACTGGCTCGGCCGGGTCGGCCTCGCCCATAAGGCGGACAGCCTGCCGGCCGAGCTTTCCGGCGGTCAGCAGCAGCGCGTCGGTATCGCCCGCGCGGTGGCGATGGAGCCGAAAATCCTGCTTCTCGACGAAATAACGTCGGCGCTCGATCCAGAACTCGTCGGCGAGGTGCTCGAGGTCGTGCGCAGCCTGGCTGAAGACGGCATGACGATGGTGATGGTCACGCATGAGATGGCCTTTGCGCGCGACGCTTCGAGCCGAATCGTCTTCATGGCGGATGGCGGCGTCAGCGCCGCAGGGCCGCCTGCCGAGATTCTGGGCGCGGAGATCGACAACGAGCGTCTTCGCAGCTTCCTGGCGCGGTTTCGCGCCTCGCATTTCTGA
- a CDS encoding RidA family protein, with translation MTPYIRLAELGLTLPEPPTPIANFVTHAESGRLIFLSGQGPLRADGTLCTGKVGEDITVEEAYEHARLTGLNLLAVMHAAAGDLGRIVRVVKLLGFVNAIPTFSDHPKVVNGCSDLFAAVFDRIGGHARSAIGVGSLPGNITVEIEAVVEIAA, from the coding sequence ATGACGCCTTACATCCGGCTCGCCGAATTGGGCCTGACGCTGCCCGAGCCGCCGACGCCCATCGCCAATTTCGTCACCCATGCCGAGAGCGGACGGCTGATCTTCCTTTCCGGACAGGGACCGTTGCGCGCCGATGGCACGCTTTGCACCGGCAAGGTGGGCGAGGACATTACGGTGGAGGAAGCCTATGAGCATGCCCGCCTCACCGGTTTGAACCTGCTCGCCGTCATGCATGCCGCGGCAGGCGACCTCGGCCGCATCGTGCGCGTCGTCAAGCTGCTTGGCTTCGTCAATGCGATTCCGACGTTCAGCGACCACCCGAAAGTGGTCAACGGCTGCTCCGATCTTTTCGCCGCTGTCTTTGATAGGATCGGCGGCCACGCCCGTTCGGCGATCGGTGTCGGCTCCTTGCCTGGGAACATCACAGTCGAAATCGAGGCGGTCGTCGAGATCGCCGCCTGA
- a CDS encoding aminotransferase class V-fold PLP-dependent enzyme encodes MKTYSANGSNTTIRERLGLRQIINVSGTMTALGASIIVPEAIAAMSEIASQWVEMDDLQRAASAIVARLTGGEAGFITACCASGITMAIAGAMTGTNLLAIERLPDDTEGLKSEVIVQLGHIVNYGAPIDQSIRLAGARTVPAGTVSVTQDYHVRDAIRDRTAAGLYVVAHHTVQYGMLSLEEFCEICHARGVPVIVDAASEYDLRGFLARGADIVVYSGHKFLSGPTSGIVTGRKDLVRAAYLQNRGVARAMKVGKESIAGTMAALEAWERRDHAGIRKREEAALHLWKDALQGLPGIAAHVIPDPTANPLDRLQVFVTPESRFTAAGLASALAAGSPPIIVRNHEVERGHFFLDPCNLHPGEAAIVAEQLRAVLTAKERPADAMKAARKESAGALRWPD; translated from the coding sequence ATGAAAACCTATTCCGCAAACGGCTCCAACACCACAATTCGCGAACGGCTCGGCCTTCGCCAGATCATCAACGTTTCCGGCACGATGACGGCGCTCGGCGCCTCGATCATCGTCCCGGAAGCGATCGCCGCGATGTCGGAGATCGCTTCGCAATGGGTGGAGATGGACGATCTGCAACGCGCCGCAAGCGCGATCGTCGCGCGCCTCACCGGCGGCGAGGCCGGTTTCATCACGGCTTGCTGCGCCAGCGGCATCACCATGGCGATTGCCGGCGCGATGACCGGCACCAACCTTCTCGCGATCGAGCGGCTGCCGGACGACACCGAGGGCCTCAAGTCGGAGGTCATCGTCCAGCTCGGCCATATCGTCAACTACGGCGCGCCGATCGACCAGTCGATCCGGCTGGCGGGGGCCAGGACCGTACCGGCCGGCACGGTCAGCGTGACGCAGGACTATCACGTCCGCGACGCAATCCGCGACCGCACGGCGGCCGGCCTCTATGTTGTTGCGCATCACACGGTGCAATACGGCATGCTCTCGCTCGAGGAGTTCTGCGAGATCTGCCACGCCAGGGGCGTCCCGGTGATCGTCGACGCCGCCTCCGAATACGACCTGCGCGGCTTTCTCGCGCGCGGCGCCGACATCGTCGTCTATAGCGGCCACAAATTCCTCAGTGGGCCGACCAGCGGCATCGTGACGGGGCGCAAAGATCTGGTGCGGGCCGCCTATCTCCAGAATCGCGGCGTCGCGCGGGCGATGAAGGTCGGCAAGGAAAGCATCGCCGGCACCATGGCCGCGCTCGAGGCCTGGGAGCGGCGCGACCATGCCGGCATCCGCAAGCGGGAGGAAGCGGCTTTGCATCTGTGGAAAGACGCATTGCAAGGCCTGCCCGGCATCGCCGCGCATGTCATCCCCGATCCGACCGCCAATCCGCTCGACCGCTTGCAGGTGTTTGTTACGCCTGAGAGCAGATTCACCGCTGCCGGCCTTGCCTCGGCGCTGGCGGCGGGCTCGCCTCCCATCATCGTGCGCAATCACGAGGTCGAGCGTGGCCACTTCTTCCTCGACCCGTGCAATCTTCATCCGGGTGAGGCGGCAATCGTCGCCGAGCAGCTTCGCGCCGTGCTGACCGCGAAGGAGCGTCCTGCGGATGCGATGAAGGCGGCTCGCAAGGAGTCCGCCGGCGCCTTGCGCTGGCCGGATTAG
- the purE gene encoding 5-(carboxyamino)imidazole ribonucleotide mutase, which yields MDDQRADVAIIMGSQSDWATMRHAAETLEALGIPHRRLIVSAHRTPDRLYDFAKGAKAAGFRVIIAGAGGAAHLPGMTAAMTPLPVFGVPVESKALSGQDSLLSIVQMPAGIPVGTLAIGKAGATNAALLAAAVLALTDEKLAARLDAWRAAQTAKVAAEPTDTP from the coding sequence TTGGACGATCAACGCGCCGACGTCGCCATCATCATGGGCAGCCAGTCCGACTGGGCGACGATGCGCCACGCCGCCGAAACGCTGGAGGCGCTGGGCATCCCACACAGGCGGCTGATCGTCTCGGCCCATCGCACTCCCGACAGGCTCTATGACTTCGCCAAGGGCGCCAAGGCGGCTGGTTTTCGGGTGATCATCGCCGGCGCCGGCGGTGCGGCGCACCTGCCCGGCATGACGGCGGCGATGACCCCGCTCCCCGTTTTCGGCGTGCCGGTGGAATCGAAGGCACTTTCCGGACAGGATTCGTTGCTCTCCATCGTTCAGATGCCGGCCGGCATTCCGGTCGGCACGCTGGCCATCGGCAAGGCAGGCGCCACCAACGCCGCCCTTCTGGCTGCGGCCGTGCTGGCGCTGACTGACGAAAAGCTCGCTGCCCGGCTCGATGCCTGGCGCGCCGCCCAAACCGCCAAGGTCGCCGCCGAGCCCACGGACACGCCATGA
- a CDS encoding 5-(carboxyamino)imidazole ribonucleotide synthase: MSLPAGSTIGIIGGGQLGRMLAMAAARLGYRTVVLEPQPDCPAAQVANRQIAAAYDDTAALAELAAVSAVVTYEFENVPVAAASALAVTVPVHPPARALEVAQDRVAEKKFLNGIGVPTADFCPVDNDDELTAALRKFGGSGILKTRRMGYDGKGQRVFRNMETGGFAGTCESMGNVPLILESFVDFEREISVIAARGIDGSLAAYDPAENVHRDGILHSSTLPAGITSETAVSAQAAAAEILAALDYVGVIGIEFFVLADGSLLANEIAPRVHNSGHWTEAACIVSQFEQHIRAVAGLPLGNPGRHFDCVMENLIGDDILRVPALLAEPDLMLHLYGKAEARPGRKMGHFTRMSRHRLI; the protein is encoded by the coding sequence ATGAGCCTGCCCGCCGGCTCGACCATCGGCATCATCGGCGGCGGCCAACTCGGCCGCATGCTGGCCATGGCCGCGGCCCGCCTCGGTTACCGCACGGTAGTGCTGGAACCGCAGCCGGACTGCCCAGCGGCACAAGTCGCCAATCGGCAGATCGCCGCTGCCTACGACGATACGGCCGCGCTCGCCGAACTGGCGGCAGTCAGCGCCGTCGTCACCTACGAGTTCGAGAACGTGCCGGTGGCAGCCGCCAGCGCGCTTGCCGTCACGGTCCCGGTCCATCCGCCGGCGCGCGCGCTGGAAGTGGCGCAGGACCGGGTGGCGGAGAAGAAATTCCTCAACGGCATCGGCGTCCCCACCGCGGATTTCTGCCCCGTCGACAATGACGACGAACTGACGGCGGCGCTGAGAAAGTTTGGTGGCAGCGGCATATTGAAGACCAGGCGCATGGGCTATGACGGCAAGGGCCAGCGTGTCTTCCGCAACATGGAAACCGGCGGCTTTGCCGGCACCTGCGAGTCGATGGGCAACGTGCCGTTGATCCTCGAATCCTTTGTCGACTTCGAACGCGAGATTTCGGTGATCGCGGCGCGCGGCATAGACGGTTCGCTCGCCGCCTACGATCCGGCAGAAAACGTCCACCGCGACGGCATCCTGCACAGTTCGACCCTGCCAGCTGGAATAACATCCGAAACAGCGGTTTCGGCGCAGGCGGCAGCGGCAGAAATACTTGCGGCGCTCGACTATGTCGGCGTCATCGGCATCGAGTTCTTTGTCCTGGCCGACGGCTCGCTGCTGGCCAATGAGATCGCCCCGCGCGTTCACAATTCCGGCCACTGGACGGAAGCCGCCTGCATCGTCTCGCAATTCGAGCAGCACATTCGCGCCGTCGCCGGCCTGCCGCTGGGAAATCCCGGCCGCCATTTCGACTGCGTCATGGAAAACCTGATCGGCGACGACATCCTGCGCGTCCCAGCCCTGCTCGCCGAGCCTGATCTGATGCTGCATCTTTACGGCAAGGCCGAGGCCCGGCCCGGCCGCAAGATGGGCCATTTTACGCGAATGAGCCGTCATCGGCTCATCTAG
- the ykgO gene encoding type B 50S ribosomal protein L36 codes for MKIKNSLKALKARHRDNQLVRRKGRIYIINKTAPRYKARQG; via the coding sequence ATGAAGATCAAGAATTCGCTCAAGGCGCTGAAGGCGCGTCACCGCGACAACCAACTGGTTCGCCGCAAGGGCCGTATCTACATCATCAACAAGACCGCTCCGCGCTACAAGGCGCGCCAGGGCTGA
- the pyk gene encoding pyruvate kinase, whose amino-acid sequence MRRSRKVKILATIGPASSSEDMLKKLFEAGADVFRINMSHTDHELMRTLVARIRAVEKAVGRPIGILADLQGPKLRVGKFASGKEALTLGQTFTLDDNPEPGNSTRVYLPHPEILRSVEVGHRLLIDDGKLELKAVKSDGKAIVCTVVAGTTISDRKGVSLPDTDLPVGALTEKDRRDLDAVLATGVDWVALSFVQRPEDLAEARKIARGRALIMAKIEKPQAVARLAEIIELSDALMVARGDLGVEMPLEAVPGIQKQITRAARRAGKPVVIATQMLESMIAAPVPTRAEVSDVSIAVFEGADAIMLSAESAAGAYPVEAVAMMDRIATKVETDPTYAGIINAQRSQPEATGADAISLAAREIAETLKLSAIISYTASGTTGLRAARERPQVPIVALSPIVNTARRLSLLWGTHCVVSPDAIDLDDMVDRACRIALDEGFGKPGDRVIITAGVPLRTPGSTNMLRIAYVGSEMQASR is encoded by the coding sequence ATGAGACGCAGCCGCAAGGTCAAGATACTCGCCACCATCGGTCCGGCCTCCTCCTCCGAGGACATGTTGAAGAAGCTCTTCGAAGCCGGCGCCGACGTGTTTCGCATCAATATGAGCCACACCGATCATGAATTGATGCGCACGCTTGTCGCTCGCATCCGCGCGGTCGAGAAAGCGGTCGGCCGGCCGATCGGCATTCTCGCCGACCTGCAGGGCCCCAAGCTGCGGGTCGGCAAATTCGCCAGCGGCAAGGAGGCTCTGACACTCGGCCAGACGTTCACGCTCGACGACAATCCCGAGCCTGGCAATTCGACCAGGGTTTATCTGCCCCATCCCGAAATCCTGAGATCGGTCGAGGTTGGACACCGCCTTCTGATCGACGACGGCAAGCTCGAGCTAAAGGCGGTGAAAAGCGACGGCAAGGCGATCGTCTGCACCGTCGTCGCCGGCACCACCATCTCCGACAGGAAAGGCGTCAGCCTGCCCGACACCGACCTGCCGGTCGGCGCGCTGACCGAAAAGGACCGCAGGGACCTCGATGCGGTGCTTGCCACCGGCGTCGACTGGGTGGCGCTGTCGTTCGTGCAGCGGCCGGAGGATCTGGCGGAAGCGCGCAAGATCGCGCGTGGCCGGGCGCTCATCATGGCCAAGATCGAAAAGCCGCAAGCCGTTGCCCGGCTGGCCGAGATCATCGAACTTTCGGACGCACTGATGGTCGCCCGCGGCGATCTCGGCGTCGAAATGCCGCTCGAAGCCGTGCCCGGCATCCAGAAGCAGATCACCCGCGCCGCGCGCCGCGCCGGCAAGCCGGTGGTGATCGCCACGCAGATGCTGGAATCGATGATCGCAGCACCCGTGCCGACCCGCGCCGAGGTGTCGGACGTCTCGATCGCCGTGTTCGAAGGCGCCGACGCCATCATGCTCTCGGCGGAGTCCGCGGCCGGCGCCTACCCGGTCGAGGCGGTGGCGATGATGGACCGTATCGCCACCAAGGTCGAAACCGACCCGACCTATGCCGGCATCATCAATGCGCAGCGCTCGCAGCCGGAAGCGACCGGCGCCGACGCCATCTCGCTGGCCGCCCGCGAAATCGCCGAGACGCTGAAACTGTCGGCGATCATCAGCTATACGGCGTCCGGCACGACCGGCCTGCGCGCTGCGCGCGAGCGGCCGCAGGTGCCGATCGTCGCGCTGTCGCCGATTGTCAACACGGCGCGGCGGCTGTCGCTTTTGTGGGGCACGCATTGCGTCGTCTCGCCCGATGCAATCGACCTCGACGACATGGTCGACCGCGCCTGCCGCATTGCTTTGGACGAGGGATTCGGCAAGCCGGGCGACCGGGTCATCATCACGGCCGGCGTGCCGCTGAGGACGCCGGGCTCCACCAACATGCTGCGCATCGCCTATGTCGGATCGGAGATGCAGGCCAGCCGCTAA